Within the Bradyrhizobium cosmicum genome, the region CGCGGCAGCAGAAGGTCGACCTCGCCAAGATCTCGATCCTGGCGCTGGCCGACCAGTATCTCCACTTCATCGAAGCCGCGCGAAAGATCCGACTCGAGCTTGCGGCCGACTATCTCGTGATGGCGGCCTGGCTCGCCTTCCTGAAGTCGCGCCTGCTGCTGCCGGAGCCGCCGAGCGCCGAAGGTCCGAGCGCGGAGCAGATGGCGACCGCGCTCGCTAACCGCCTGCGCCGGCTGGAAGCCATTCGCGAAGCCGCCAACCGTCTGATGAACCGGCAGCAATTGCTGCGCGACATCTTCCCGCGCGGCGAACCCGAGCAGATCGCCGAGATCAAGCATCCGAAATATACCGCGACGCTGTACGACCTGCTCACCGCCTACGCCTCACAGCGCCAGTCGCGCGTGCTGGCGAGCGTGCATCTGGCCAAGCGCACGGTGTGGTCGCTCGCCGAGGCGCGCGCCACGCTGGAGCGGCTGGTCGGCAGCATCAGCGAGCAGGATGACTGGGGCGTGCTCGACGACTTCCTGATCCGACACGTCGCCGATCCGACGCAGCGCGCGACGGTGTTCGCCTCGAGCTTTGCGGCTGCGCTCGAACTGGTGCGCGAAGGTCAGCTCGAA harbors:
- a CDS encoding segregation and condensation protein A, yielding MTAEILSFETGRPAELAEGEPALVVDVEGYEGPLDLLLALARQQKVDLAKISILALADQYLHFIEAARKIRLELAADYLVMAAWLAFLKSRLLLPEPPSAEGPSAEQMATALANRLRRLEAIREAANRLMNRQQLLRDIFPRGEPEQIAEIKHPKYTATLYDLLTAYASQRQSRVLASVHLAKRTVWSLAEARATLERLVGSISEQDDWGVLDDFLIRHVADPTQRATVFASSFAAALELVREGQLELNQKEAFAPIYFRKGRPKPVPDAAPAPDAPVA